DNA from Algisphaera agarilytica:
GCTCAACGACGACGCCGCCGCGGTGATGGACACCTACTTCGACCGCGTCAGCCGACCCGCGCTCACCGACGTGGCCATCCACTTCGGCAACGCCGAGGTCAGCGACGTCTACCCCGCGACGCTGCCCGACCTGTTCGTCGGCCGACCTGTCGTAGTCACCGGCAAGTACACCGGCACGCTCGACCACGTCCGCGTCGGCGGGTTTGCCGGGGGCGAGAAACGCGTGGCCACCATCGCGCCGCCCGACGACAACGCGACCCACCCCGCGCTCGCCCAGGTCTGGGCCCGCCAACGCATCGCCGACCTCTCGGATCAGATGACCTTTGCGGGTGTACGTTTGCAGAAAGAACTCGCGACCGAGATCCTCGACACCGCGCTGAGCCACTCGCTCATGAGCGACTACACCGCGTTCGTCGCCATCGACGCCGCCCACGTCACGGCCGGGAGCAGCGGCGTGACTGTCCACCACCCCGTACCCGTACCCGACGGCGTGCGTTACGACACCACAGTCGCCAAGTAAAAGCCGCCTGCGGCTTAGCGGGAATCGACAGGTTCCTGCGCTAAGCCGCAAGCGGCGGTTGAACATACTTCGAGGTTTGCGTTACTCCGCCGTGAGCACGGCCGTCCGCACCGCGTCGAGGATGGCTTGCAGCTTCGCCTGCATCTCCGGCTGGTCGGCGTAGAGGTACTCGCGCATCTGGTCCAGACGCTTGATCGTCGCGGGGCGGAACACCACGCCTTCGGGGAGCTCGGGGGTGTCGGGCATCAGCGCCGCGCCGCCGGCCAGGTCGCCCGAGAGCACCGCCGCGAGCGCGTGGCCCGTGCGGGTGGGCGTGTCGTCGACGGTGCCGAGCAGCGCGAACTGCTGACGGGCTTCGCGGTAGTAGCCGTGGTTGAGCAGCGCCCACGCATCGTCGCGGTGCGCTTCGGGGACGACGACGGTTTCGACCGCGGTGACCTCGATGTCCTGGGCCAACACCGGCTGGAGGTCGATCGATGGGGCGCGTCGGGCCGAAGACTCGTCCCGGGCGTTGGGGTTGGTGAAGGTCTGGGGCGGGTTGTAGACCGGCGGGTCGTAGGTGACGTACGGCCGAACGACGCCGATGGCTTTTTCGTAGCGCGGGGTGTAGCGGTCGTAGCCGTACCGGTACCCGTCGCGGTAGGAGAAGCTCGGCACGGGCCGTAGCGGACGCACGACGCCGATGGCCTTCTCGCTCTCGGCATACCGCCCGACGCGCACCGCTTCGCCGCGGAATGTGCGCAGCGGGCGCTCGGTGATCACCACGGTCTGCGACCGCCCGGTGTCGAGCGCCTCGGCGTCCGCCTCGACCTGCAGCTGGGCCGACGACATCGTCGCGGGCCACGCCAACAAACCGGCCACGGCGAGCCGGGCCATCCATCCGAATTCACAACGGGTTTTCATCTCAATATCTCCAGGCAACGGCAAAACTCCATGCCCCTTGACCCACCCGGGCGATTGAACGCGCTTCACGGGCTACATTATACGGACGTTTCCGCCGGGTTTTGAGAAACCCGGCGGCCAAAACTTTCGTTAACTGCTTTCCGAAAGCGATTTATGTTTATTTACGCGGGCATCGACGAGGCGGGATACGGGCCGTTTTTCGGCCCGATGACCGTCGGCCGATGCGTGCTGCGGATCCCGAAGCTCGACCACGACGCCGATCCGCCGGACCTGTGGGCCCGGCTGAACAAGGCGGTGTGTCGCCGATTGTCGGGCCGCAAGGGCCGGCTGGTAGTGAACGACTCGAAGAAGCTGACCACCAAGGCCGCGGGGATCAAGCACCTGGAAATGGGCTGCCTGGCGTTCGCCTCGCTCATGCACGACGACCCCGCCGAGGTGCCGGGCGACCTCGCGGCGTGGCTGGACGCGATGGGTGAACAGTCGCACCGCTCGCTGCACGAGTTGCCGTGGTACACGATGGACGAGGTCGGGCCGTGGGCGGAGCTGCCGGTGTCGGCCGACGAGGGGGAACTGGCAATCGCGCGGAACATGCTGCGCCAGACCTGCGGGCGCATCGGCGTGGAGGTCGCGGACCTGGGCTGCGCGGTCATTTTGGAGGACCGCTTCAACCGCATGGTCGACGCGACGCGGTCCAAAGCCGCGGTGAGTTTTACCTTTGTCGCCGGGCATTTACAGCACATCTGGCAGCACTACGGCGAGCACCACCCCACCGTCGTGGTCGACCGCCAGTCCGGCCGGATGCGCTACCGCGATACGCTGGCAATGAACTTCCCCGAAGTCGAAGTCGATGTACTAGCCGAGTCGCCGGCGCGATCGAGCTACCGTATCGAGTGCGGAGGCGGACGCGAGATGACCGTCGTGTTTCAGACCTCCGCCGAGGAGAACCACATGCCCGTGGCCCTCGCGTCGATGATCGCCAAGTACAACCGCGAGCTGATGATGGAGCGGTTCAAGGCCTATTTCACGAAACACCTGCCCGAAGTCGCCCCTACCGCGGGCTACGGCAGCGACGCCAAGCGGTTCTGGCAAGAGGTCCAGCCCCACCTCCAACGCCTGAAGATCGCGCCCCGCGCCCTGCGGCGGCACGCTTGACAGCCCGATCGGCTTCGATATGATTCGCCTGCTTGAGATAGAAAAGCAGCCCCAAAGGCTCTAAACCCGCTTTTTTCCTCAACACCCCTCATCAAAACACACTAAGTGGATTTCCATAGAAATTGTGTTAAGATTTGATGAGCAAAACATTGCCCCCGGAAGGGTTCGGCTTGGGACTTCGGTTCCAGCCGAGCCTTTTTTTATGGGCCGGGTCAATCCAGCTCGGGATTACGCGGGGTTCGGGGCGCCGGTGTCGCCCGAAGGCTGCGGCGGAGAGGCGTCCGCGGCTTTCTTTGGCGGCTTCACCTTCTCGGCCATGGTCTGGATGATGTAGAAGAACACCGGGACAAAGATCACCCCGACGATCGTCGCCAACAACATCCCGAAGAACACCGCGGTACCCAGCGAGCGCCGACTCGACGCACCCGCGCCGGTGGCGATGACCAGCGGCGCCGTGCCGAAGACAAACGAGAACGCCGTCATGAGGATCGGCCGGAAGCGGAGCTTGGCGGCTTCGATCGCCGCGTCCGCGATCGATCGGGCCTGGTTCATCCGCAGGTCGCGCGCAAACTCCACGATCAGGATCGCGTTCTTCGCCACCAGGGAGATCAACAACACGAAACCCACCTGCGTGTAGATGTTGTTGTCCAGGCCCAGCGCGTTGACGCCGACCAGCGCACCGAAGACGCCCAGCGGCACGGTGAACAGGATCGAGATCGGCGTGGTCCAACTCTCGTACTGCGCGGCAAGCACAAGGAACACGATGATGAACGCCATGGCGAACGCGACCGACGCCTGGCTGCCCGCCTCGAGCTCCTGATACGTCTGGCCCGACCACGCGTAGCTGAAACCCGGGGGCAGGACCTCGTCCGACAACCGGCGCATCGACTCGATCGCCTGGCCCGACGACACGCCCGACGTCGCCGAGCCGGTGATGGTTGCGGCGGGGTATTGGTTGAACCGGACGATCGCCGCGGCGCCGAGCGAGTCTTCCACCCGCGCGACCGAGTCCAGCGGCAGTGTGTCGCCGTTCTGGTTGCGGACCTTCAGCAGCGTGATGTCCTCGGCCGACCGGCGGAAGTCCGCCTCGGCCTGGGCGTAGACCCGGAAGACCCGGCCGAAGTAGTTGAAGTCGTTCACGTACGCCCCGCCGAGGTTGGTCGCCATGGTGTCGAACACCACGCCGAGCGGCACGCCGAGCTTCTGCGCTTTCACCCGGTCGATGTCCACGAACAGCTGCGGGACACGGGCCCGGAAGCTGCTGAACATCTGCGTGAGCGTGGGGTCCTGCGTGCCCGCGGCGACCATCGCGTCGGCCACGTCCTGCAACGCCCCGACCCCCGCGTCGCTGCGATCCTGGAGCTGGTACTCAAAACCGCCCGAAGCGCCCAGGCCCTGGATGGGCGGCGGGGTGAACGGGAAGACCACGCCCTCGGGGATCTGCGCCAGTCGGGGGGCAACCTGCGCGAGGATCTCGTCCACGTGCGGGCGGTCGTCCCAGCCCTCGAGGATCGCGATCGAGAAGCCGTTGTTGCTGGCCTGGGTTCCGCTGAGGATCGAGTAGCCGTTGACGCTGATGATGTCGACCACACCCTCGGTGCTGAACAGGATCTCGTCGACCTGATTCACCACCTCGCGGGTCCGGGCGAGTTTCGCGGCGTCGGGAAGCTGCACGTTGACGAAGAAGTAGCCTAGGTCGTCGGACGGCACGAAGCCGGTGGGCGTCTTCTTGTAAAGCCCGCCGGTCAGCGCGACGAACCCGCCAAAGACGATCAGCACGATGAGCGCGAGGCGGACACCCTTCTGCACCAGCCAGAGGTAGCCGGTCCGCGTGCCGTTGAGCGTCTTGTTGAACAGCACGAACAGCGGGAAACGGACCTGCTTTTGCGGGCGGAGCAGCAAGCCGCAGAGCGCCGGGCTGAGGGTCAGGGCGTTGATGGTCGAGAAGCTGGTGGCCACGGCGATGGTGATCGCAAACTGGCGGTACAACACGCCCGTGAGCCCGCCGAGGAGTGCCGTGGGGATGAACACCGCGAGGACGACGAGCGTGGTGGCGATCAGCGCGCCGCTGACCTCGTCCATTGCTTGGCGCGCGGCTTCCTTGGGGTCCAGGCCTTTCTCGTCGATGTTTCGAGAGGTGTTCTCGACCACAACGATGGCGTCGTCGACCACGATACCCACCGCGAGGATCAGGCCGAACAGCGTGAGCATGTTCAGCGAGAAGCCGAAGATCAGCAGTACGCCGAAGGTCGCCAGCAGCGACACGGGAATGGTGACCGCGGGCACGAGCGTCGCCCGCAGGTTCTGCATGAACAGGTAGGTGATCAGGAACACGAGGAAGATCGTGATGAATAGCGTCGTGACGACTTCTTCGATCGAGGCGGTGACGAAAGTGGTGAAGTCGAAGGTGACCTTCTGCTTCAGGCCGGGCGGGAAGTCGCGCTCGAGCTCGGCCATCGCGGCGTTGATGCCTTCGGCCACGGCGACCGCGTTGGAACCGGGCAGCTGGTACACGCCCAGCGTCGCGGCGGGACGGCCGTTGACCTCGGCCGACCAGGCGTAGTCCTGCGAGGACAACTCGACGCGGGCGACGTCTTTCACGCGGACGGTGCGTTGGTCCTCGCCGACCTTGACGATGATCTCTTCGAACTGCTCGACGCTCTGCAGACGGCCGAGCGTGGTGACGGTGTACTGGAAGCCGTCCTGCGTGGACGCGGGCTCTTGGCCGATCTTGCCGCCGGAGACCTGCACGTTCTGCGAGCGCAGCGCGTCGAGCAGGTCGACGGTAGTCAGGTCGCGGGCGGCGAGCTTCTCGGGGTCGAGCCAAATCCGCATCGCGAACGGCTTGCCGCCGAACACAAACACCTCGCCGACGCCCGGCACCCGGGCGAGGCGGTCCTTGACGTAGATCTCGACGTAGTTCGACAGGAACAGCTCGTCGTACGACGGGTTGATCGGGTTGCCGTTCTCGTCCGTCTCGGCGTAAACCGAAACGACCTGCAGCAAGCTGGTCGAACGCTTCTTGGTCTGCACGCCCTGCCGGGTGACTTCCTCGGGCAGGCGCGGCTCGGCGATCGCGACGCGGTTCTGCGTGTAGACCGACGCGAGGTCGGGGTCGGTCCCCAGCTCGAACGTGACGTTGATCGTGCACGTGCCCTCGGAGGTCGAGGTCGAGCTCATATAGATCATGCCCTCGACGCCGTTGATCTGCTGTTCGAGCGGCGCGGTGACCGTGTCGACCACGGTCTGGGCGTCGGCCCCGGGGTAGCTCGCGGTGACCTGCACGACCGGCGGCGCGATCTCGGGGTACTGCTCGATCGGCAGCACCAACACGCTCACCCCGCCGACGATCATCATGATGATCGCGACGACGGCCGCGAAGACCGGGCGGTCAATAAAGAAGCGAGAAATCATCTACTGGGCCTCCCCCTCGGCGGGCGCGGCGGGCTTCTCGCTGGACGACTGGGGCCTGAGCCGTGGAGCCCCGTCGTCCTGCGACTTCTCGCGGATCGTCACCGGCGAACCGGGACGGGCCTTCTGGATGCCGACGGTCACGTAGGTCTCGCTGCCATCCAGGCCCTCGGTGACCACGATGTAGCCGTCGTCGGTCTTCTCGCCGAGCGTCACGGGGCGCTGCTGCACGATGTTTTTCTCATCCACCACCAGCACGTACTTGCCGGTGAGGCTCGCACCCAGCGCGTCCTCGCGGACGAGCACCGCGTTTTCGATCGTGTCGTAGGGCACCCGCGCCCGGACGAACAGCCCGGGGAACAGCCGGCCGTCAGCGTTCGGGATGCTGCCGCGGACACGGAGCGTGCCGGTGCTTTCGTCCACGACGTTATCCACGTAGTCGATCATGCCGTGGAACGGGTAGGACCCCGGATCGTCACTGGAGCGGGCGATCTCGATCGGCGGCGGCGGCGGCGCGTCGTCGGCGTTAATGCTTCCGTTGCGCTCCCGGTTGAGGTATTCCTGCACGATGCGTTCGCTGACATCCACGTAAACGTGGATCGGGTCCATCTGCACCACTGTGGTGAGCAGCGTCGGCTCGCCCATACCCACGAGGTTGCCCACATCCACCAGCTCTCGGCTGACCCGGCCGGAGATCGGCGCGACCACGTCCGCGTAGTTACGTTGCAGCCTCGCGTCGTCCAGCGACGCCTCGGCCGAGAGCTTCTCGGCCTCGGCGGTCTTCAGCGCGGTGATGTACTTCTGGAGCTCTCGCTCGTTCGCGGCGTTGCGGTCAAACGCTTCCTGAACCTGGTCACGCTCGATCGTCGCCAGCTCGACCGCGGCCTCGGCCGACTGCACCGCGGCCTCGGCGGCCTGGATCGCCACGTCGTACGGCGCCGTCTCGATCGTAAACAGCTTCGCGCCCTGATCGACCGGAGAACTGACCTCGAAGTGTTTCTCTTCGAGAACCCCCGACACGCGGGCCCGCACCTCGACACTCGCGATCGACTCGAGGTTGCCGGTGTAGTGGTAGTACGACGTGACATCACGCCGTTCGGGCGTCGCCACCTCGACCGCGGGCGGCGGGGGCGTAGGCTGCTCCGAAGGTCCGCCACAACCGGTGACGGTCAACGCCGCCGCGGCCATGGCCCAGAAAGTCATCCCTACTCGCATCGTCAACTCCGAAGGAAGCTCGTTCAACCAACCACAATGATAGGGCAAACCCGCGGCCCCGACCCACCACAAACCCATGCTCACGGCCGATATCGGGCCGTGCACCCCACCGCCTCGCCCACCGACACTTCCTTCAGCCACACCTGATCCGGGATCTGGCCCGAGATGGTCCACGCGATCTGCTCCGCGACCCGCTCGGCACTGGGGTTCACCGTCAGCTCGCCGTTCTTGTTCGCAAACGGCGCGACCGCGTTGAGGTTCTGGTTCCGCCACGGCGCGATGCGCTGCTCGACCAGGTCCTGCAGCTTGTGGAAGTCCATGACCGTGTCGATCTCGTCGAGCCCCTCGCTCGCCACGGTGACCTTGATCAACCAGTCGTGGCCGTGCAAAGGCTCGAGCGTGCCGTCGGGCAAACGCAAAGCATGGGCGGCGCTGAAGGTCTTCTCGATGGTGGCTTCGTACATGGTGCCTACACTGTGCCGCTACGGGCAGCGAATCGCAAGCCCGAATCCGAAAATTCCGCGCAGCATTTGCGACGCCATCTCGATCCGCCGCCCAAAGCCCCCATTCGATCCTCAAAGGCCGATGGTTCAACGGACAGCGCCGTTAGTCACCAAAGCTCGCCAACCCACAGGCCGACTACTTAAGCCTCCAAACTCACGGCACACAGATCACCTTCGGCTCGCCGTTCTCACAGAGCCCGACGATGCTCATGCTCAGGCCGTTCGAGTTCCCGTACGGCAGCCAATCGCCCGCAACCGCCTGCTCCGTGGTGGCGATCAGCTGATAGTCGGGGCGCATCAAGGGCCCAACCTCTTCACTCGGAACACTTCCCCGCTTGGGATACTTCTCAAGCAGCTTCTTCGCGGCGTCCGACCGTTTCTCCAGGTACCCAACCTTGAGCTCCGAAACAGCCTCCGGGCAACTGCCACACCCGTACATATGCGCGAGCACTCCCTGCTCTCCGTTGCCCAGATCGATCGGCGGAACAAACTTGCTCGACTTGACCACGATTTCCTGGGTCGCCAAGTTGTAGTAGTAGGCTTTGGACGGGCCCGCGTAGGGGTCCTTCATCAATCGGTTGACTAAGAAATAAACCGCCAGCGCAGCAACCGCTCCAATCACGATATAACTGGTCAGCTGATTGTTATCGAGATATACGCGTAGTTTTGTCATGTCACGATCTGTAAAAAAGGGAAGACTTCCAGAAACAAACGTTATGGCGTACAGGACGCAAACAAACCCGCCGGGTGCTGCCACCAGTGATGGTAGCACCCGGTCCATCTAACGTTTCTCGGCATTCATAAGCCCTTCGCCATCGCTAAAGACCGTATTGGGGGCCTCGTTGGGATTGAGTAGAGAAGCCGCCTGTTCTGAAGACGCGTGCCCATCAGCAAAGGCAAAATTGACGTTGAGGCTGCGCGGGTCCTGCCCGGGTTCAGACGCCGGCCCGCCGTAGCCATAGAACCGACTCGGATTGGCCGCCCAGGGGCCCTGGATAATAAAGCTCCGGGCGTTACCAAACAGCTCGAAGCTATTCATCTCTGCGCCGTTGGCCCAACCACAGAAATTCAATTCCGTGAAGTTTGGCGTGTAGTCGATCGACGTCGAACTCGCCTGAACATCATCGACGCGACGCGAGAACCCCTCATCGCCCGCCACCGGGGTGAGGCTGTCGTCCTGAACAAATATCGTCACCGAGACGCCATTACGCGTACGCTTCTGGAACGGGTTGTCGGAAGGCCTTTCCGCTTGATTGATCGAGTAGCTGCGGTTGTAGGTGTTGGGCTCAAAACGGTTCGCAAGCGTATCCACCGGCGATTCCCAGATCGACATGTCCGGGATATTGTCTGCTCCCCGCCGCATGTACTGCGTGTTCCACGCCTGATCGCTGGTGTACGTGAAGCCCGACGTGTAGGAAGCCAGCTGCTCCTCAATACTGATGTTGAACTCGTTGCCGGGCTGCCCGGGGAGCCGGTAAACCACGGGGTAATAGCCGTCGTAATCATTCGTGTATGTGGCGTTTCCCACCTTGATCTGCTGGAGCTGAGTCAAATCCTGAACCAGGCGGGCCGCTTGGCGCGATGCCGACAGTGCGGGTAAGAGAATGGCAATCAGTAAAGCAATGACACTTATAACAACTAACAACTCAATCAAGGTAAAAGCGTGAGAATGTATGCGGCGGAGCGTTTTATTCATAACAAATCCTTCGAGTAATACGAGAAATGAAGCCGATAGAAGCCCCCGCGCGCGACACGGATGAATACAAAAGTTTTTTGTTTTTTGCGTACAGTCTTTAAGTCTGTTTTATGCCAGTCGAGAATCAGGGAGAATTACTTTAGATACAACACAAACCCCGTGACATGTATTCCGGACATTATGGTTCGTTAAAAACAAAGTCAACCAGATGAACTAAATAATCGCAAACCCCCTTCCGCATGACGCTATACCGCCAACTTCACGTCCTCCGGTTCATAAGTAATGCGAACCCCCCTGCTTGTAGATCGACTCCAGATCGATGGATCCGCTCATCTAGCACCCCCGGTCGGGTCTGGCTTAAACTGGATCGATGTCTCTGCCTTCCGATCTTCCGGCTCCTTCCCCTTCCATCGATCCCCAACCGAACGCCCCACCCCTGGACTTTTCTCGCATCCCGCGCGGCGCCCTCGACAATCAGGGCCGGGTCGACTGCGAGCTGCTCTGCCGCCAGTGCGGCTACAACCTGCGCACGATGGACGCCCGCGGCGACTGCCCGGAGTGTGGCACCGCGGTCCACTGGTCGCTCATCGGCGACCTGCTGCGCTTCGGCGACGCCAACTGGCTAAGAACCCTGGCCCGCGGCATGGCGTGGGTGCTGGCCGTGCTGCTCGTCAGTATCGTGACCGGTATTTTCATCGAGTTATTTGGCGTGGCCTACGACTTCTACATGTTTCTCGAAGTCTTCGTCTTGGTCTTCACCTTCCTGGCCACCCTCGCCACCGCCTACGGCTACTGGCGGCTGACCACCCCCGAACCCCAGCCCGACCCGAGCATCGTCATCCCCGGAGGCACCCGTGCCTGGGCGCGCGGCCTGCTGATGATCTACTCCGGATTCTCGCTGGTCACCGCGGGGCTCAGCTCGCTCACCCTCGGTACCTCATACGATCGATCCACCCTGGAGATCGACAACACCATCGAAGCCCTCGACAGCGTGGCGGGACTGATCGGCCTGGCCGGGCTGTTCTGCCTCGCGGTCGTCCTCCGCCGGCTGGCGCGACGCGCCCCTCACCCGGGGATCGCCCGCCAAACGACCATCCTCATCTGGGCCTGGGCGGTCACCCTGGGGCTTTTCGTGTTCTCGCTCATCGCCTTGAGCCTGGCGTCGGCCTACTCGGGCGGCAACCCCACAGCCCCAACCCCGTTGAGCAACAGATATCTGCTTTCGGCCCTCGGCTGCGGCGGAGGCCTGACGGCCGTGGTCCTGGGGATTTGGTCCATGATCCTGATGCTGCGCTACCACAACCTCTTCCGACGCCACGCCCGCTACGCCAGCTTCCGCATCCCGGACAACCGCCCGATCCCCCGGGCCGACTGGGAACACTGACCGAGGGCGAGAGTCAGATTCGTGCGCACAGTTGCTCGCATCCGAACGCAAAAAATCATCACCCCAGAAAATTTCTTACTCCTTGTCAGTACTCATCTCCGTGAATTCAGCGACCTTTCCGTGCGCACACCCGACGCGTCTCATCCCCTAATGTCGGACCACGGTGGCACTCCAGGCGTGAAGGTCGCACAGGCAAGGCACCAAGCACGCCCATACCCGTGGAACCGGGCTGACGCACACGTCGGGTGCGTGGCGACACTTGAGCTCACCACCTTGCCGGGATCGCTCAAGGTCGGAACCCGTCGTCGTTGGTCGAGGGTCCGTGTTCAAGGGGACTCGTTTCGATCCACCACGGAGAGCGCGGAGGCACGGAGAAGAACCAAGGCATTGATTATTGAAATCAAATGCTTCCTGCCTTCCTCCGTGTCTCCGTGCCTCCCAAGCTCCGTGGTGGATCGAAACGACAACCCAACCGCCCACCCCAAGCCGGCCACGGCAGCGGGTGTTGCGGGGAACACGGGTTCGCTCTTTGGCATCTCAGGGTTACACTTTCGCCGATGTTTGAACTGGTCCAACTCGGCTCGGGGCAGCGTGTCTGGAAGTCGTCACTCTTCGACGGCCTGGGCGTGCGGCACCTGTTCACCACCAACGACTGGGACGTGAAGTCGCCCGACGAGGTCGCGGACGTGATCGGGGCGGCGTGTTGGCTAGGGGACGCCCCACCGCGCATCATCATGGCCAAGCAGGTGCACGGCAACACGGTCAGTTCGCCGAACGCGCGGGCGGCCGAGGCCGACGCACACTTCACCCAAGACCCCAGCGAAGTCGTCGTCGTCCGCACCGCCGACTGTGTGCCGGTGTTGATCAGCTCGGCCGACGGCAAGCTCGTCGCGGCGGTGCACGCGGGTTGGCGAGGCTTGGACCCGACCGTGAACGTCATCGGCCGAACCCTCGCCGCGCTCGCCGAAGCGGCGCCGGGTTTGTTTGAGGCGACGAGTTGTGTCGCGGCGATCGGGCCGTGCATCTCGGCCGAACGCTACGAGGTCGGCGAAGAGGTCGCGGCGCTCTTCCGTGACGCCACGCCCCACGCGGTCCGCGACGATCTGGGCGTCAAGCCCCACCTCGATACCCGGGCGGTCGCGGTGGCCCAACTGCGCGAGTCGGGGCTGGCCGCGGAACACATCGATGTCTTCCCCGGCTGCACGTTCGACGACCCCGCCCTGCACAGCTACCGCCGGCACGGCAAGGGCGTCGGGCACCTCGCGGCCATGATTTCCCCGCGGCCTTCGGCCTGAAACGGGTGCCGCAACACGCAACCCCCGTGTTAGCGCACGATTAATCACAGCCATAAACGTAGACCCACCCGCCAATAGCCTTTACCCTATCCGGGTTATGACCCCAATCATTATCCGCCAGTTACGCAAAGAGTTCGGCAAGACCGTCGCGGTCGACAACATCAACCTCGACATCGGATCGGGCGAGCTGTTCTTCTTGTTGGGGCCCTCGGGCTGCGGCAAGACGACGCTGCTGCGGATGATCGCGGGCTTCACCGACCCGACCTCCGGCGAGATCCGCTTCGGCGACGACAACGTCACCCACCTGCCCCCCAACAAACGCAACACCGGCATGGTCTTCCAGGGCTATGCGCTCTGGCCGCACATGACCGTTCGCCAGAACGTGGCGTTCGGCCTGGAGGTCCGCAAGGTGTCCAAAGCCGAGATGGACAAGCGTGTCGACGAGGCACTCGAATCGGTGCAGCTCACCGTGCAGGCCGAACGCAAAATCAATCAGCTCTCGGGCGGACAGCAGCAACGCGTCGCGCTGGCGCGGGCGCTGGTGATCAAGCCGACGGTGCTGCTGCTCGACGAGCCGTTGTCCAACCTCGATGCGAAGCTGCGTCTGGAGATGCGTCAGTCGATCCGCAACATCTGCAAGGCCTCGGGCATCACCGGGGTGTACGTGACGCACGACCAGAAGGAAGCGTTGTCCATGGCCGATGGCGTCGCGGTGCTCAACGCGGGCAACGTGATGCAGGTCGGCCCGCCGCGTCAGCTCTACGAGCGTCCCGCCAACCGCTTCGTCGCCGACTTCCTGGGCGAGACCAACTTCGTCACCGCCGAGGTCAAGGGCCGGGAGCCCAACCCCGCGGGCGGCGAGTTCGTGGTGCTGGACACGCCGATGGGCCTGCTGCGTTCGGGCGTCTTCCCCGAGGAGCTGCCCAACGCGGGCAACGTGACCGTGTCGATCCGCCCCGAGACCGTCTCGCTCAGCTCGGACGCCGCCGACGGCTCGAACGGCCAGAACTTCAACGGCACCAACCACTTCTCCGCCGCCCGGGCCGACTCGGTCTACCTCGGCGAGATGGCCCAGTATCAGCTACAGATCAGCGACGAGCTGAGCCTCAAGGCGTTTGAGCTCAACCCCCGCCTGGTCGAGGCCGCGGGCGCGACCCTCTCCGCCACGCTGGACCCCGAGGACGTGGTGATCCTGAAGGATTGAGTAAGCTTTTTAAAACAATCGACTTACGCCCGGAACGCTGGCGGGCGGGGCCCCAAAACCACGCCCCCCGCCCCGGCGGTCAGACGCGTCGATCGAGTTTGCAACAAGCGCCTTGAACCTTGGGCGCAGATCGCTAACCTATGTGACTCGCCCTGCGTTTCCCG
Protein-coding regions in this window:
- a CDS encoding ABC transporter ATP-binding protein, with product MTPIIIRQLRKEFGKTVAVDNINLDIGSGELFFLLGPSGCGKTTLLRMIAGFTDPTSGEIRFGDDNVTHLPPNKRNTGMVFQGYALWPHMTVRQNVAFGLEVRKVSKAEMDKRVDEALESVQLTVQAERKINQLSGGQQQRVALARALVIKPTVLLLDEPLSNLDAKLRLEMRQSIRNICKASGITGVYVTHDQKEALSMADGVAVLNAGNVMQVGPPRQLYERPANRFVADFLGETNFVTAEVKGREPNPAGGEFVVLDTPMGLLRSGVFPEELPNAGNVTVSIRPETVSLSSDAADGSNGQNFNGTNHFSAARADSVYLGEMAQYQLQISDELSLKAFELNPRLVEAAGATLSATLDPEDVVILKD